Proteins encoded within one genomic window of Amorphoplanes friuliensis DSM 7358:
- a CDS encoding DUF885 domain-containing protein, whose product MGQIDDLANRYVDEWTPLNPAGATFIGVPDHDDKLDDLSPEGFEAHAELTRRTLAELDPVEPETERENVAKDAMMERLGLELARLDAGDVASGLNVISSPVHELRMVFDLMPTQGEQAVANISARLAAFPHALDQYRRTLLDQAAKGNVSASVQMVEVAEQCAAWTDPNRDNFFHRLADGLTADGALATELQRNAAAATAATAGFGDFLRTELAPLGREKQAAGEELYSRASQYFLGARVDQAETYAWGFEELARLEREMRIVAAEIAGPGASVDQAVAVLDADPARRIPGKEAFRDWMQALADKAVSELNGTHFDIPDPVRAIECCLSPTSDGAIYYTAPSEDFSRPGRMWWAVPEGQTEFSTWREVTTVYHEGVPGHHLQIGQTIYRAELLNRWQRLLCFCSGHSEGWALYAERLMDDLGYLADPGDRLGMLDGQALRASRVIVDIGMHLELEIPRDNPFGFHPGERWTPELGWEFLRAHTRMDEEVLRFEWKRYLGWPGQAPSYKIGERIWLQARDDARARQGADFDLKTFHRTALDLGALGLDPLRKALDRL is encoded by the coding sequence GTGGGACAGATTGATGACCTCGCGAACCGGTACGTCGACGAGTGGACGCCGCTCAATCCGGCCGGCGCCACCTTCATCGGGGTGCCCGACCACGACGACAAACTCGACGACCTGTCGCCGGAGGGTTTCGAGGCGCACGCCGAGCTGACCCGGCGCACCCTGGCGGAGCTGGATCCGGTCGAGCCGGAGACCGAGCGCGAGAACGTCGCCAAGGACGCGATGATGGAACGCCTCGGCCTCGAGCTCGCCCGGCTCGACGCCGGTGACGTGGCCAGCGGTCTCAACGTGATCTCCAGCCCGGTGCACGAGCTGCGCATGGTCTTCGACCTCATGCCGACGCAGGGCGAGCAGGCGGTCGCCAACATCTCGGCCCGCCTCGCGGCCTTCCCGCACGCTCTCGACCAATACCGGCGGACGCTGCTCGACCAGGCCGCCAAGGGCAACGTCAGCGCGAGCGTGCAGATGGTCGAGGTCGCCGAGCAGTGCGCGGCCTGGACCGATCCGAACCGTGACAACTTCTTCCACCGCCTCGCCGACGGGCTCACCGCCGACGGAGCCCTCGCGACGGAGCTGCAGCGCAATGCCGCTGCCGCGACCGCCGCGACCGCGGGCTTCGGTGACTTCCTGCGTACGGAGCTGGCCCCGCTCGGCCGCGAGAAGCAGGCCGCGGGTGAGGAGCTGTACTCCCGCGCCTCGCAGTACTTCCTCGGTGCCCGCGTCGACCAGGCCGAGACGTACGCGTGGGGTTTCGAGGAGCTGGCCCGGCTCGAGCGGGAGATGCGCATCGTCGCCGCGGAGATCGCCGGCCCGGGCGCGAGCGTCGACCAGGCGGTGGCGGTGCTCGACGCCGACCCCGCCCGGCGCATCCCGGGTAAAGAGGCATTTCGCGACTGGATGCAGGCGCTGGCCGACAAGGCGGTGTCCGAGCTCAACGGCACCCACTTCGACATCCCGGACCCCGTCCGCGCCATCGAGTGCTGCCTCTCGCCGACCAGCGACGGCGCCATCTACTACACCGCACCGAGCGAGGACTTCAGCCGCCCGGGCCGGATGTGGTGGGCTGTTCCCGAGGGGCAGACGGAGTTCTCCACCTGGCGTGAGGTGACCACCGTCTATCACGAGGGTGTGCCCGGCCATCACCTGCAGATCGGGCAGACGATCTACCGCGCCGAGCTGCTCAACCGCTGGCAGCGGCTGCTCTGCTTCTGCTCGGGCCACAGCGAGGGCTGGGCCCTGTACGCCGAGCGCCTGATGGACGACCTCGGTTATCTCGCCGACCCGGGCGACCGGCTCGGGATGCTCGACGGTCAGGCGCTGCGGGCCAGCCGGGTGATCGTGGACATCGGCATGCACCTGGAGCTGGAGATTCCCCGCGACAACCCGTTCGGCTTCCACCCCGGTGAGCGCTGGACGCCCGAGCTGGGCTGGGAGTTCCTGCGGGCGCACACCCGGATGGACGAGGAGGTGCTGCGCTTCGAGTGGAAGCGGTACCTCGGCTGGCCGGGGCAGGCACCGTCCTACAAGATCGGCGAGCGCATCTGGTTGCAGGCCCGGGACGACGCCCGGGCCCGTCAGGGTGCCGATTTTGACCTCAAGACGTTCCACCGCACCGCGCTCGATCTTGGAGCCCTGGGTCTCGATCCGCTCCGTAAGGCCCTCGACCGCCTCTGA
- a CDS encoding sensor histidine kinase, with translation MLFGRFRILGKLTLLVLVPLIGVIALAVPIVVNRVDAARDAQKTSDAVELATQVGSAVQELQEERLLSVGYLFGLVQAPELVVQSARATDRITGLKHLDQPISAGLRAAVDDLKKLDSTRAGVINRTIRPDLIVTEFTAVITPIINALALAQNADLTTSSGRQIYALEQALRSDDMISQASGYLTSAVVTKNAGLVGLFYSTLVQLQLIIINAQPYFTDTQYKLYLGAQEAFASRVGNRFLTEAATNPESAVKLLNIQTLFPSLRSVIVLGGFVEKRVAADVDVAVTRNRDSALRTAGYVGGGALVLLLLVIALSLLMARAVARPLRRLTFSADRIARAAEAELERVADDDAEHARPIRLDPVDVQARDEIGDLARAFDRVQTTAARLVERQVLGRRNVAQMFGHVGRRTQNLVGRQLALIDNLERRETDSDRLRELYRLDHMSSRLRRNASSLVVLSGAVGANDHMAPLALSDVVRLALGEIEDYTRVDVDVPEEIVVVPAVLADLTLLLAELMENATSFSPPHTRVTVTAAELRGGARLAIIDQGLGLAPERLAEENARLTRRERLDLAPSEVLGLFVVGRLARRHGIEVTLTDTPEGGVTAWIDLGPAHLVAPREPLPGMPAGPIHATVPSHHTEFTPLIAGTSGRSVPGSAQPFDANVLHRATKTLEAGRSWNAFAPVRAGTPALEAGPSSYHEQQPAYEVPAAYDTGTPVAGRFPAAPELPSAGRYTEPEPPMVVEGPIVMSAPPDAIQIPHQRTAPEAYQRPPQPQRFEAPVPPNPVPQQRTSPETRNGSPSGPLRRRVPGNQLPVETGPKLPATPPTSDDALAAREAFDAFEAGVSRAQWDVIEQDMSSPPAAGHPPLTRRVPGATLPVTDPPMNPVPVASPAQPLDPEAARASMEQFEFGVARALSETQPLPEGQPR, from the coding sequence GTGCTCTTCGGTAGGTTCCGCATCCTCGGCAAGCTCACGCTGCTGGTCCTCGTGCCCCTGATCGGTGTCATCGCCCTCGCGGTGCCGATCGTCGTCAACCGCGTCGACGCCGCCCGCGACGCCCAGAAGACGTCCGACGCGGTCGAGCTGGCTACGCAGGTCGGTTCGGCGGTGCAGGAGCTCCAGGAGGAGCGTCTGCTCTCCGTCGGCTACCTCTTCGGCCTGGTCCAGGCGCCGGAGCTCGTCGTGCAGAGCGCCCGGGCGACCGACCGCATCACCGGCCTGAAGCACCTCGACCAGCCGATCTCTGCTGGTCTCCGCGCCGCGGTCGACGACCTCAAGAAGCTCGACAGCACCCGGGCCGGCGTCATCAACCGGACCATCCGGCCCGACCTGATCGTCACCGAGTTCACCGCGGTGATCACGCCGATCATCAACGCTCTCGCGCTGGCCCAGAACGCCGACCTGACCACCTCGTCGGGCCGGCAGATCTACGCCCTCGAGCAGGCCCTACGCAGTGACGACATGATCAGCCAGGCGTCGGGTTACCTGACCAGCGCCGTGGTCACCAAGAACGCCGGCCTGGTCGGTCTCTTCTACTCCACGCTGGTGCAGCTCCAGCTGATCATCATCAACGCGCAGCCGTACTTCACGGACACCCAGTACAAGCTCTACCTGGGTGCCCAGGAGGCGTTCGCGTCCCGCGTCGGCAACCGCTTCCTGACCGAGGCGGCGACCAACCCGGAATCGGCCGTCAAGCTGCTCAACATCCAGACGCTGTTCCCGTCCCTGCGGTCCGTCATCGTGCTCGGTGGCTTCGTGGAGAAGCGGGTCGCCGCGGACGTGGACGTCGCCGTGACCCGGAACCGCGACAGCGCCCTGCGCACCGCCGGTTACGTCGGTGGTGGCGCGCTGGTCCTGCTGCTGCTGGTGATCGCGTTGTCGCTGCTGATGGCCCGGGCGGTCGCCCGCCCGCTGCGCCGCCTGACGTTCTCCGCCGACCGCATCGCCCGTGCCGCCGAGGCCGAGCTCGAAAGAGTGGCCGACGACGACGCCGAACACGCCCGGCCGATCCGCCTCGACCCCGTCGACGTGCAGGCCCGCGACGAGATCGGTGACCTCGCCCGCGCCTTCGACCGGGTGCAGACCACCGCGGCCCGGCTGGTGGAACGCCAGGTCCTCGGCCGCCGCAACGTCGCCCAGATGTTCGGTCACGTCGGCCGGCGCACCCAGAACCTCGTCGGCCGCCAGCTGGCCCTGATCGACAACCTGGAACGCCGCGAGACCGACAGTGACCGCCTGCGGGAGCTGTACCGCCTCGACCACATGTCCAGCCGTCTCCGCCGGAACGCGTCCAGCCTGGTCGTGCTCTCCGGTGCCGTCGGTGCGAACGACCACATGGCGCCGCTGGCGCTGTCCGACGTCGTCCGCCTCGCCCTCGGTGAGATCGAGGACTACACCCGCGTCGACGTCGACGTGCCCGAGGAGATCGTGGTCGTGCCGGCCGTCCTGGCCGACCTGACCCTGCTGCTCGCCGAGCTGATGGAGAACGCGACGTCGTTCTCCCCGCCGCATACCCGCGTCACGGTCACCGCCGCGGAGCTGCGTGGCGGCGCCCGCCTCGCGATCATCGACCAGGGCCTCGGACTGGCGCCCGAGCGCCTCGCCGAGGAGAACGCCCGGCTGACCCGCCGCGAGCGCCTCGACCTCGCGCCCAGTGAGGTGCTCGGCCTCTTCGTGGTCGGCCGCCTCGCCCGGCGGCACGGCATCGAGGTCACCCTCACGGACACTCCCGAAGGTGGTGTCACGGCCTGGATCGACCTGGGCCCGGCCCACCTGGTGGCACCCCGCGAGCCGCTGCCGGGCATGCCCGCCGGTCCGATCCACGCGACCGTGCCCAGCCACCACACCGAGTTCACGCCGCTGATCGCCGGCACGTCCGGCCGGTCGGTGCCGGGCAGCGCCCAGCCGTTCGACGCGAACGTCCTGCACCGGGCCACGAAGACCCTCGAGGCCGGCCGGTCCTGGAACGCGTTCGCACCCGTCCGCGCCGGAACGCCGGCACTGGAAGCGGGCCCGAGCAGCTACCACGAGCAGCAGCCGGCCTACGAGGTCCCAGCTGCTTACGACACCGGTACGCCGGTGGCCGGGCGCTTCCCGGCGGCCCCCGAGCTGCCGTCGGCCGGCCGGTACACCGAACCCGAGCCGCCGATGGTCGTCGAAGGACCCATCGTCATGTCGGCGCCCCCGGACGCCATCCAGATCCCGCACCAGCGGACCGCGCCGGAGGCGTACCAGCGTCCGCCGCAGCCGCAGCGGTTCGAGGCGCCTGTGCCGCCCAATCCGGTGCCGCAGCAGCGTACGAGCCCGGAGACGCGCAACGGCTCTCCTTCCGGCCCGCTGCGCCGCCGCGTGCCGGGCAACCAGCTTCCGGTCGAGACCGGACCCAAGCTGCCCGCGACGCCGCCCACCTCGGACGACGCGCTGGCCGCACGGGAGGCGTTCGACGCCTTCGAGGCGGGGGTGTCCCGCGCCCAGTGGGACGTCATCGAGCAGGACATGTCCTCGCCGCCCGCCGCCGGACATCCGCCGCTGACGCGCCGGGTTCCGGGTGCCACCCTGCCGGTCACCGATCCCCCGATGAACCCGGTACCGGTGGCCTCGCCGGCCCAGCCCCTCGACCCGGAAGCCGCCCGGGCCTCGATGGAGCAGTTCGAGTTCGGCGTCGCCCGCGCCTTGAGTGAAACGCAGCCACTACCAGAGGGACAACCGCGATGA
- a CDS encoding roadblock/LC7 domain-containing protein: MTSPYSTDTGNGRDYAQSQLSAEAKTFNWLLDSFTSGTAGVVEAIAVSSDGLLMAMSAIKDRPNAERLAAVVSGLTSLSGGAASWYNLGSLNRVIIDMADGYLLVTAISAGSVLGVIADRTANLGTLAYEMTLFATRAGGALSPRLIAELKNAVQQ; encoded by the coding sequence ATGACTTCCCCCTACTCCACCGACACCGGCAACGGTCGCGACTACGCGCAGTCTCAGCTGAGCGCGGAGGCGAAGACCTTCAACTGGCTGCTGGACTCGTTCACGTCCGGCACCGCGGGAGTTGTCGAAGCGATCGCCGTCTCCTCCGACGGTCTGCTGATGGCCATGTCCGCGATCAAGGACCGGCCCAACGCCGAGCGCCTCGCGGCGGTCGTCTCGGGTCTGACCAGCCTCTCCGGCGGCGCCGCCAGCTGGTACAACCTGGGCAGCCTCAACCGCGTCATCATCGACATGGCCGACGGGTACCTGCTGGTGACCGCGATCAGCGCCGGCTCCGTGCTCGGTGTCATCGCCGACCGGACGGCCAACCTCGGCACCCTGGCGTACGAGATGACGCTCTTCGCCACGCGCGCCGGTGGCGCCCTCAGTCCGCGCCTCATCGCTGAATTGAAGAACGCCGTCCAGCAGTGA
- a CDS encoding DUF742 domain-containing protein → MRHPADPDDPEHPAAPGVRPFLRNTSPGGRYQPPPPAAPPPGPPGEQTTSLRPFVITSGRVSGLDQNIGLETQVSSHPGALSARLSPEQRAIVHLCGDPLSVAEISARLRMHLGVTRILVGDLRAAGHLDVHVLENDFPDPETIMRVIRGLRSIS, encoded by the coding sequence GTGAGACATCCGGCCGACCCCGACGACCCGGAACACCCGGCGGCGCCAGGTGTCCGGCCGTTTCTGCGCAACACCAGCCCCGGAGGGCGATATCAGCCGCCACCACCGGCTGCGCCGCCCCCGGGGCCGCCCGGCGAGCAGACCACGTCACTGCGGCCGTTTGTCATCACGTCCGGCCGCGTCTCCGGTCTCGACCAGAACATCGGGCTCGAGACACAGGTCAGCTCGCATCCCGGCGCGTTGTCCGCGCGCCTGTCGCCCGAGCAGCGGGCGATCGTGCACCTCTGCGGTGACCCGCTGTCGGTCGCGGAGATCTCCGCCCGGCTCCGGATGCACCTCGGCGTCACCCGGATTCTCGTCGGCGACCTGAGGGCCGCCGGACATCTTGACGTTCACGTGTTGGAGAACGACTTCCCCGACCCCGAGACCATCATGCGAGTGATCCGTGGACTTCGATCCATTTCATGA
- a CDS encoding GTP-binding protein, giving the protein MDFDPFHDRRVVGTARVPSAPQKTAPPVPVKIIVAGGFGVGKTTTVGAISEIAPLTTEAEMTMEGVGVDDPGQASSKTTTTIAMDFGCVTIDQTLKLYLFGTPGQSRFAFMWDDLVRGALGALVVVDTTRIDDCYPAVDYFERAGLPFVVGVNTFNGQLGYNLDEVRWALAVREDVPILQFDARFRGSVRDALLVVLDQALDKAMKMRSS; this is encoded by the coding sequence GTGGACTTCGATCCATTTCATGACCGGCGAGTCGTCGGCACAGCGCGCGTACCCAGCGCGCCGCAGAAGACCGCACCTCCGGTGCCGGTCAAGATCATCGTGGCCGGGGGCTTCGGCGTCGGCAAGACGACGACCGTCGGCGCCATCTCGGAGATCGCCCCGCTGACCACCGAGGCGGAGATGACGATGGAGGGCGTCGGCGTGGACGACCCCGGCCAGGCGTCCAGCAAGACGACGACCACCATCGCCATGGACTTCGGCTGCGTCACGATCGACCAGACGCTGAAGCTCTACCTCTTCGGGACGCCCGGTCAGAGCCGTTTTGCGTTCATGTGGGACGACCTGGTCCGGGGCGCCCTCGGGGCACTCGTGGTGGTCGATACGACCCGGATCGATGACTGTTATCCCGCGGTGGACTACTTTGAGCGTGCCGGGCTTCCGTTCGTCGTCGGTGTCAACACCTTCAACGGACAGCTCGGTTACAACCTGGACGAGGTGCGCTGGGCTCTGGCCGTCCGCGAGGACGTGCCGATCCTGCAGTTCGACGCCCGCTTCCGGGGCTCGGTCCGCGATGCGCTGCTCGTCGTGCTGGACCAGGCCCTCGACAAGGCCATGAAAATGAGATCGTCGTAA
- a CDS encoding DNA repair ATPase, producing MTAVLDTGALDAGTYEVLRGRLGTQAKELAERAETLNARRVETFGGQQMRLLGTERIRTENNCVPRDIVQVGGTMLFGYNVFIGLKTETAISDVFSVHGFGRDGEAFRFDSGAALPGLLDDPVFERDFAELYRYYRETHLLQLRRLEGLLLAVFQTGARPDDLKVLRWKVGTDGSVSYVDNRGERDHVFPPSHDFEWRLTTREQHVLGRHPHVSIEDEVFVETVGGTLTIKVENNTEDGEGVFSEPVDEPLQSLADAEISYARIGPLILLRVLPYKETQHRYLVFNTRTRDVQRLDGIGQACQRLPEDQGVIFPGGYYLATGLAKTFDADVDELEFERVVRSVNGEDVLYVFHARAAGRYLLLPYNVIRKEVATPITCHGYSFFDDGTLIAFRHLSDEPSRVHPMQVWQTPYVSDTYAAAQPVGTGPLDRVGNADLVRGIADALSVARMVDEMTPSTAVFEAIIAACTRLFDHYHWLGERELGDLRTPLSEVRATAEQVLDEYESVQALTAQAAAAVDEADAATTSLIRRARGEVPTTTDAWIRQLATLRQAQGRVVTLREVRYVDLSRLDGLEHELAAEVDSTARRAVEFLQREDAFAGYQQSVEQLVADAAGIATVAEAAPVGERLTEQADGLQVVTDVVGGLDIADATVRIAILERIGEVLGGVNRARATLDSRRRELAAVEGRAAFAAEFALLGQSVTAGLSAADTPEHSDEQVAKLMLQVEALESRFGDFDDFVDQLSAKRSEVYEAFAARRQALLDDRARRADRLVDSAQRTLASVQRRVAGLATLDEVNTYFATDPMVGKLRSVAGELRTLGDTVRAEELDGRVKAARQEAGRSLRDRLDLYGEGGNTIRLGRHTFAVNTQAIDLTLVPDGPDLAFAITGTDYRSPVRDESFLATRPFWNQTVVSETSAVYRGEHLAAALLADDPAGVTTAAADGTLLTVVRRAAEARYDEGYERGVHDADAALILDALVRLSVAAGLLRYPGAVRAEAQLFWAFGEGDKQAWARRAASLIRAREMFGSAGAALPELCAELSAAAGADALVGEYLVEELASTPAGFVTSAGARTLVERFHRALGSGPAAAARDYADDLRALADDLGSRRQLVTAWLTAFLAAQPDAGATDDLAEAVALELTGTALTRHDSAAALATTVEGLLGTHPRIADRKLEVRLDEVLTRTREFRATAVPAYRAYQKQRTALAAAERERLRLDEFKPGVMSAFVRNRLLDEVYLPLIGDNLARQLGAAGDAKRTDQSGLLLLISPPGYGKTTLMEYVANRLGLVLVKVNGPALGHDVTSLDPAEAPNATARQEIEKISFALEMGNNVLLYLDDIQHTSPELLQKFISLCDAQRRMEGVWEGRTRTYDMRGKRFAVCMAGNPYTESGQRFRIPDMLANRADVWNLGDVLSGRDDIFEMSYLENALTSNTVLAPLSSRDRADLPLLVRLAEGDESVRPDRLSHAYSATELEQILSVLRKMRRVQRVVLRNNQAYIASAGQSDSGRVEPPFKLQGSYRNMNKLAERIVSVMNDAELETVIDDHYRGEAQTLTTGAEANLLKLAELRGRLTPEQAERWADVKAAFLRDQALGGAADDPMARAVGAVGLLADRVGDVEKAITKFSDKG from the coding sequence GTGACGGCCGTCCTCGACACCGGCGCCCTGGACGCCGGCACCTACGAGGTGCTGCGCGGCCGGCTGGGCACCCAGGCCAAGGAGCTGGCCGAACGCGCGGAGACGCTGAACGCCCGCCGGGTGGAGACCTTCGGCGGGCAGCAGATGCGGCTGCTCGGCACCGAGCGCATCCGCACCGAGAACAACTGCGTGCCCCGGGACATCGTGCAGGTCGGCGGCACGATGCTGTTCGGGTACAACGTTTTCATCGGGCTGAAGACGGAGACGGCGATCTCGGACGTCTTCTCCGTGCACGGGTTCGGCCGTGACGGTGAGGCGTTCCGCTTCGACTCCGGCGCGGCGCTGCCCGGGCTGCTCGACGACCCGGTCTTCGAACGCGACTTCGCGGAGCTGTACCGCTACTACCGCGAGACGCACCTGCTGCAGCTGCGCCGGCTGGAAGGGCTGCTCCTGGCCGTCTTCCAGACCGGCGCCCGCCCGGACGACCTCAAGGTGCTGCGTTGGAAGGTCGGCACCGACGGCTCGGTGTCCTACGTCGACAACCGCGGCGAGCGTGACCACGTGTTCCCGCCGTCGCACGACTTCGAGTGGCGGCTGACGACCCGCGAGCAGCACGTCCTGGGCCGGCACCCGCACGTGTCCATCGAGGACGAGGTCTTCGTGGAGACGGTCGGCGGCACGCTCACCATCAAGGTCGAGAACAACACCGAGGACGGCGAGGGCGTCTTCTCCGAGCCCGTCGACGAGCCGCTGCAGAGCCTGGCCGACGCGGAGATCTCGTACGCCCGGATCGGCCCGCTGATCCTGCTGCGTGTCCTGCCGTACAAGGAAACTCAGCACCGCTATCTGGTCTTCAACACGCGGACCCGGGACGTGCAGCGCCTCGACGGGATCGGTCAGGCCTGTCAGCGGCTGCCCGAGGACCAGGGTGTCATCTTCCCCGGCGGCTACTACCTGGCCACGGGTCTGGCCAAGACGTTCGACGCGGATGTCGACGAGCTCGAGTTCGAGCGGGTGGTGCGGTCGGTCAACGGCGAGGACGTGCTCTACGTCTTCCACGCCCGCGCGGCCGGGCGTTACCTGCTGCTTCCGTACAACGTCATCCGTAAGGAGGTCGCGACGCCGATCACCTGCCACGGCTACTCGTTCTTCGACGACGGCACGCTGATCGCCTTCCGGCACCTGTCGGACGAGCCGTCGCGGGTGCACCCGATGCAGGTGTGGCAGACGCCCTACGTCTCGGACACGTACGCCGCGGCGCAGCCCGTCGGCACCGGGCCGCTCGACCGAGTCGGCAACGCCGACCTGGTCCGGGGCATCGCCGACGCGTTGTCCGTGGCCCGGATGGTCGACGAGATGACCCCGTCCACGGCGGTCTTCGAGGCGATCATCGCCGCCTGCACCCGGCTCTTCGACCACTACCACTGGCTCGGCGAACGCGAGCTGGGCGATCTGCGCACCCCGCTCTCCGAGGTACGCGCCACCGCCGAGCAGGTGCTGGACGAGTACGAGTCCGTGCAGGCCCTCACCGCGCAGGCCGCGGCGGCCGTCGACGAGGCCGACGCCGCGACGACGTCTCTCATCCGCCGGGCCCGCGGTGAGGTGCCGACCACCACCGACGCCTGGATCCGGCAGCTCGCCACACTGCGCCAGGCCCAGGGCCGCGTCGTGACCCTGCGCGAGGTGCGGTACGTCGACCTGTCCCGCCTCGACGGCCTGGAGCACGAGCTCGCCGCCGAGGTGGACTCCACCGCACGGCGGGCCGTCGAGTTCCTGCAGCGTGAGGACGCGTTCGCGGGTTACCAACAGTCGGTGGAGCAGCTCGTCGCCGACGCGGCCGGGATCGCCACGGTGGCCGAGGCGGCGCCGGTCGGCGAGCGGCTGACCGAGCAGGCCGATGGTCTCCAGGTGGTCACCGACGTGGTGGGCGGCCTCGACATCGCCGACGCCACCGTGCGGATCGCGATCCTGGAACGGATCGGCGAGGTGCTCGGCGGGGTCAACCGCGCCCGGGCCACCCTCGACTCGCGCCGGCGCGAGCTCGCCGCGGTCGAGGGACGGGCCGCGTTCGCCGCCGAGTTCGCCCTGCTCGGCCAGTCGGTGACCGCCGGACTGTCCGCCGCGGACACCCCGGAACACAGCGACGAGCAGGTCGCCAAGCTGATGCTGCAGGTCGAGGCGCTGGAGTCGCGGTTCGGCGACTTCGACGACTTCGTGGACCAGCTCAGCGCGAAGCGGTCCGAGGTCTACGAGGCCTTCGCCGCCCGTCGCCAGGCCCTGCTGGACGACCGTGCCCGGCGTGCGGACCGGCTGGTCGACTCGGCGCAGCGCACCCTGGCCAGCGTGCAGCGCCGGGTGGCCGGGCTGGCCACGCTCGACGAGGTCAACACCTACTTCGCCACCGATCCGATGGTCGGCAAGCTGCGGTCGGTCGCGGGCGAGCTGCGTACCCTCGGGGACACCGTCCGGGCCGAAGAGCTGGACGGGCGGGTCAAGGCGGCCCGGCAGGAGGCCGGCCGGTCCCTGCGCGACCGGCTCGACCTGTACGGCGAGGGTGGCAACACCATCCGCCTGGGCCGTCACACGTTCGCGGTGAACACCCAGGCCATCGACCTGACGCTGGTGCCGGACGGGCCCGACCTGGCGTTCGCCATCACCGGCACCGACTACCGGTCGCCGGTCCGCGACGAGTCGTTCCTGGCCACCAGGCCGTTCTGGAACCAGACCGTCGTCTCCGAGACTTCGGCGGTCTACCGCGGTGAACACCTCGCCGCGGCGCTGCTGGCCGACGACCCGGCCGGGGTCACGACGGCCGCCGCTGACGGCACCCTGCTCACCGTCGTCCGCCGCGCCGCCGAGGCCCGGTACGACGAGGGTTACGAGCGGGGTGTGCACGACGCCGACGCCGCCCTGATCCTCGATGCGCTGGTGCGGCTGAGCGTCGCGGCCGGTCTGCTGCGTTATCCCGGTGCGGTCCGGGCCGAGGCGCAGCTGTTCTGGGCGTTCGGTGAGGGCGACAAGCAGGCGTGGGCGCGTCGCGCGGCGTCGCTGATCCGCGCGCGGGAGATGTTCGGCTCGGCCGGCGCAGCCCTGCCCGAGCTGTGTGCCGAGCTGAGCGCGGCCGCCGGTGCAGACGCGCTGGTCGGCGAATATCTCGTCGAGGAGTTGGCGAGCACACCGGCCGGATTTGTGACCAGCGCCGGCGCCCGCACGCTGGTCGAGCGGTTCCACCGGGCGCTGGGCAGCGGTCCGGCCGCGGCCGCCCGGGACTACGCGGACGACCTGCGGGCGCTAGCCGACGACCTCGGCTCGCGGCGCCAGCTCGTGACCGCGTGGCTGACGGCGTTCCTGGCCGCACAGCCGGACGCCGGAGCCACCGACGACCTCGCCGAGGCCGTCGCCCTCGAACTCACCGGGACGGCGCTGACCAGGCACGACTCGGCTGCCGCGCTGGCCACGACCGTCGAGGGCCTCCTCGGTACGCATCCCCGCATCGCCGACCGCAAACTCGAGGTGCGGCTCGACGAGGTGCTCACCCGCACACGGGAGTTCCGGGCCACGGCGGTTCCGGCGTACCGGGCGTACCAGAAGCAGCGGACCGCGCTGGCCGCAGCCGAACGTGAGCGGCTGCGGCTGGACGAGTTCAAGCCGGGCGTGATGAGCGCCTTCGTCCGCAACCGGCTGCTGGACGAGGTCTACCTGCCGCTGATCGGCGACAACCTCGCCCGCCAGCTCGGTGCGGCCGGCGACGCCAAGCGCACCGACCAGTCCGGCCTGCTCCTGCTGATCTCCCCGCCCGGCTACGGCAAGACGACGCTGATGGAATACGTCGCCAACCGCCTCGGCCTGGTCCTCGTCAAGGTCAACGGCCCGGCACTCGGTCACGACGTGACCTCGCTGGACCCCGCCGAAGCCCCCAACGCGACGGCACGGCAGGAGATCGAGAAGATCTCGTTCGCGCTCGAGATGGGCAACAACGTCCTGCTCTACCTGGACGACATCCAGCACACGTCACCGGAGCTGCTGCAGAAGTTCATCTCGCTCTGTGACGCCCAGCGCCGCATGGAAGGCGTCTGGGAAGGCCGCACCCGCACGTACGACATGCGGGGCAAACGGTTCGCCGTGTGCATGGCCGGTAACCCGTACACCGAGAGCGGTCAGCGTTTCCGTATCCCCGACATGCTGGCGAACCGTGCCGACGTGTGGAACCTCGGTGACGTGCTCTCCGGCCGTGACGACATCTTCGAAATGTCGTACCTGGAGAACGCCCTCACGTCGAACACCGTGCTGGCGCCGCTCTCGTCCCGGGACCGCGCGGACCTGCCGCTGCTCGTCCGGCTCGCCGAAGGTGACGAGTCGGTGCGGCCGGACCGGCTCAGTCACGCGTACTCCGCCACCGAGCTGGAACAGATCCTGTCGGTGCTGCGCAAGATGCGCCGCGTCCAGCGGGTCGTGCTGCGCAACAACCAGGCGTACATCGCGTCGGCCGGGCAGTCGGACTCCGGGCGCGTCGAGCCGCCGTTCAAGCTCCAGGGCTCGTACCGCAACATGAACAAACTGGCCGAACGCATCGTCTCGGTGATGAACGACGCCGAGCTCGAAACGGTCATCGACGACCACTACCGCGGCGAGGCGCAGACCCTGACGACGGGCGCCGAGGCCAACCTGCTGAAACTGGCGGAGCTGCGGGGCCGGCTGACGCCCGAGCAGGCCGAACGCTGGGCCGACGTCAAGGCCGCCTTCCTGCGCGACCAGGCCCTGGGTGGCGCCGCCGACGACCCTATGGCCCGCGCAGTGGGCGCGGTCGGTCTCCTCGCCGACCGCGTAGGCGACGTCGAGAAGGCCATCACCAAGTTCTCCGACAAGGGCTGA